In Candidatus Berkelbacteria bacterium, the following are encoded in one genomic region:
- a CDS encoding type II/IV secretion system protein: MSQKNIKSVIHGYSRKKEEEQTQLVAKENNLPYINLVNYPFTGDVLEIIPNAIAKKNMVIAFNRLGNTVRVATPYPHNVGLSEVMNEIGHRKNILFEPHVCSLSSINFALTQYDKLVRRTSDTSAKAKQKSIDEFLKEIATLTDFASALGGVSITQLFESILSGALAFDATDVHFEPQSEHVRIRFRVDGELLDAASIDHGEYHLLLSRVKNLAHLKLNRQMGPQDGRFSIAVGKGQIDVRVNVLPATYGETIELRLLTAQELLSLERLGLAEGTKQAIERNIKRENGLIVITGPTGSGKTTTLYAVLSLLNKPDVKIITIEDPVEYKIAGIEQIEVDHAAGFDFSQALRAVLRQDPDVILVGEIRDKETAEIAINASLTGHLVLTTLHTNSAPATFARLIEMGVPTYLLADAISLIIAQRLVRRVCASCNGKGCPKCGNTGKKGRVVISEFLEPSIEFAELIKNKATLGEFAKVYKELGYKLLNDDLQEKIAKGLVSPTEKLG; the protein is encoded by the coding sequence ATGAGCCAGAAAAATATTAAGTCTGTCATCCATGGGTACTCCCGAAAAAAGGAGGAAGAGCAGACCCAGCTCGTGGCCAAAGAGAACAACTTACCCTACATTAATCTGGTTAACTACCCATTTACCGGCGACGTCTTAGAGATAATCCCGAACGCTATTGCCAAAAAAAATATGGTTATCGCCTTTAACCGCCTCGGCAATACCGTTCGTGTCGCTACGCCTTACCCGCATAACGTCGGCCTTTCGGAGGTGATGAACGAGATCGGGCATCGTAAAAATATTCTCTTTGAGCCGCATGTCTGCTCGCTAAGCTCAATCAACTTCGCCCTGACCCAATACGACAAGCTCGTCCGCAGGACGAGCGATACAAGCGCTAAGGCCAAGCAGAAGTCCATCGACGAGTTCCTTAAAGAAATCGCTACTCTGACCGACTTTGCGAGCGCCCTAGGTGGAGTAAGTATCACTCAACTTTTTGAGTCTATTCTTTCTGGGGCATTAGCCTTTGACGCTACCGATGTGCACTTCGAGCCGCAAAGCGAGCACGTCCGTATACGCTTTAGGGTTGACGGCGAGCTCCTCGATGCCGCCAGTATCGATCACGGCGAGTATCACTTGCTGCTCAGTCGGGTCAAAAACCTGGCCCACCTCAAATTAAATAGACAGATGGGCCCACAAGACGGTCGTTTCTCGATTGCCGTTGGTAAAGGCCAGATCGATGTTCGTGTTAATGTTTTGCCAGCAACCTACGGCGAAACCATCGAGCTACGTCTCCTGACCGCCCAGGAGCTTTTGAGCTTAGAGCGCCTGGGGCTCGCTGAGGGAACGAAGCAGGCCATTGAGCGCAATATCAAGCGCGAGAACGGCCTCATCGTCATCACTGGCCCGACTGGCTCCGGTAAGACAACGACGCTTTACGCCGTATTAAGCTTGCTTAACAAGCCTGACGTTAAAATCATCACGATCGAGGATCCGGTCGAGTACAAAATCGCTGGTATCGAGCAGATCGAGGTTGACCATGCGGCCGGTTTCGATTTCTCCCAGGCCTTGCGAGCCGTCTTGCGTCAAGATCCTGACGTCATCTTGGTCGGGGAGATCCGCGATAAAGAAACCGCCGAGATCGCTATCAACGCCTCCCTGACCGGGCACCTAGTTCTAACAACGCTCCACACTAACTCAGCGCCGGCGACGTTCGCCCGGTTAATCGAGATGGGCGTACCGACATACCTATTGGCCGATGCGATCAGCCTAATTATCGCGCAGCGCTTGGTGCGTCGGGTTTGCGCTAGTTGTAACGGCAAGGGCTGCCCCAAATGCGGCAATACCGGCAAGAAAGGGCGGGTTGTGATTTCGGAGTTTCTGGAGCCGTCCATTGAGTTTGCTGAGCTCATAAAAAATAAAGCGACACTCGGGGAGTTCGCGAAAGTTTATAAAGAGTTGGGCTACAAGTTACTAAACGACGACTTGCAGGAAAAAATCGCCAAAGGACTAGTTAGCCCAACCGAGAAGTTGGGCTAA
- a CDS encoding extracellular solute-binding protein, which produces MKRGVLIIVAVVFLILFGVVAFLIARGGKKSTTSKPVLSVWAPFDEKKAYEEISKGFFLNRQDTEFEFRHIQAKDAKDYEAKVVDAIASGAGPDIWLTRTDWLPKHEAKLLSAPDTLEWPVEQKVNKADILKTFLGEKILAQNSRSGRLYGLPLSVDSLALYINSNVVSQVTTELGEASDPQEVVFEAPPKTWAELETWNKLITRRNGNGFSRSGIALGTVDNTYAPVDVYLALLQQRGGNLYDETGKEVALHLTADAQAPAREALDYFAAYSNPNNPSYSWNTAAGDPVKRFTENKLGMMIGFSSLRLDIYSADRNFTNYTIAPLPQIKDPKLPTESRTDYAAYWTHVVSKTSDLPQLAWEYLQYLTEESVQGSYNRLTLKPTLDMVDGNGESTDSEVMPSPQQFATQVANAKGAYKPEWQFVDETLQTMLRAVTVSGEAAQVAVDSAAAKLKAGQ; this is translated from the coding sequence ATGAAGCGAGGGGTTTTAATTATTGTCGCTGTTGTTTTCCTCATCCTGTTTGGGGTCGTTGCTTTCTTAATCGCCCGGGGCGGCAAAAAGTCGACAACTAGCAAACCAGTTTTAAGCGTCTGGGCACCGTTCGACGAGAAGAAGGCTTACGAAGAGATTAGCAAGGGCTTCTTCTTGAATCGTCAGGACACTGAATTTGAGTTCCGTCATATCCAGGCTAAAGACGCTAAGGATTATGAGGCCAAGGTTGTAGACGCGATCGCTTCAGGGGCTGGCCCGGATATCTGGTTAACGAGGACCGACTGGCTGCCAAAACACGAAGCCAAGCTTCTCAGCGCTCCAGACACTTTGGAGTGGCCGGTAGAACAGAAGGTGAACAAGGCGGATATTCTGAAGACTTTCTTAGGAGAGAAAATACTAGCGCAGAATTCCCGTTCAGGGCGTCTCTATGGCTTGCCTCTCAGCGTTGATAGCCTGGCGCTTTATATCAATAGTAATGTCGTCAGCCAGGTTACAACCGAATTGGGGGAGGCTAGCGACCCGCAGGAGGTGGTTTTCGAAGCGCCACCGAAGACCTGGGCAGAGCTTGAAACTTGGAACAAGTTGATTACGCGTCGCAACGGTAACGGCTTTAGCCGCTCCGGGATTGCGCTGGGGACAGTTGATAATACCTACGCCCCCGTAGACGTATACCTGGCACTGTTGCAGCAGCGTGGCGGCAACCTCTACGACGAAACAGGCAAGGAGGTCGCCTTACACCTCACGGCAGACGCTCAAGCCCCAGCCCGCGAAGCGCTCGACTACTTCGCCGCTTACTCCAACCCTAATAACCCCAGCTACTCTTGGAACACCGCTGCTGGCGACCCGGTAAAGCGCTTTACCGAGAATAAGCTTGGTATGATGATCGGTTTTTCGAGCTTACGACTCGATATTTATAGCGCTGACCGCAACTTTACCAACTACACCATTGCTCCACTGCCTCAGATCAAGGATCCAAAGCTACCAACAGAATCTCGGACGGACTACGCCGCGTACTGGACGCATGTCGTTTCGAAAACTAGCGACCTACCGCAGCTTGCCTGGGAGTATCTTCAATACCTTACCGAAGAATCAGTCCAGGGGAGCTACAACCGCCTGACCCTAAAACCGACGCTCGATATGGTTGATGGTAACGGGGAATCCACGGACAGCGAGGTTATGCCGTCGCCACAGCAATTCGCAACTCAAGTAGCTAACGCCAAAGGGGCCTATAAACCGGAGTGGCAGTTCGTTGACGAGACGCTGCAAACCATGCTCCGTGCCGTAACGGTTTCTGGTGAAGCCGCTCAAGTCGCGGTTGATTCAGCGGCAGCAAAACTCAAGGCTGGCCAATGA
- a CDS encoding Hsp20/alpha crystallin family protein encodes MAKNEVQLQGEEWLEEEEGQLAIDAYQDDENVYIKAPIAGVNVDDLEISITDEVVSVKGARRNDAEVAREGYFVQECYWGNFMRSYILPVSVDASKAEAKLRDGILTVRIPKQEKTKTRVLKVSAE; translated from the coding sequence ATGGCGAAAAACGAAGTTCAGCTACAAGGCGAGGAGTGGCTCGAGGAAGAAGAGGGGCAGCTTGCCATAGACGCCTACCAAGACGATGAGAATGTCTATATCAAGGCACCGATCGCCGGTGTTAATGTTGATGACCTCGAGATCTCGATAACGGACGAGGTGGTCAGTGTTAAGGGCGCGCGCCGTAACGACGCCGAGGTTGCCCGTGAAGGCTACTTTGTTCAAGAGTGTTACTGGGGAAACTTCATGCGCTCCTACATCCTGCCAGTTTCGGTTGACGCTTCGAAAGCTGAAGCTAAGCTCCGTGACGGTATCCTGACGGTTCGTATCCCTAAGCAAGAGAAAACCAAAACCCGCGTACTCAAGGTTTCAGCAGAGTAG
- a CDS encoding ComF family protein, with translation MTKVRRYDNRSSLANIVRRGLLRALLPVECLVCSDEGEWLCPDCRESLPATRPITCVICAKAAEDGLCNHCRGVTKLDGAVSLFAYHHQGVQRLIKGVKFGGYTDAISFYLENFGEMIMARLEVKGAVLVPLPLSRERLQERGFNQSEVFCEQLARRYGLSVWNGLKRSRHTKAQAELGRKERLKNVKGAFRVVGGETAPKKIILVDDVITTGATLGEAARTLRKVGTEEIVALTLAHG, from the coding sequence ATGACAAAAGTCCGTCGTTACGACAACCGGAGCAGCTTAGCAAACATCGTGCGACGCGGCCTGTTGCGAGCGCTGCTGCCGGTCGAGTGCCTGGTCTGCAGCGATGAAGGGGAGTGGCTCTGCCCGGATTGTCGAGAATCTTTGCCTGCCACTCGCCCAATTACCTGCGTAATTTGCGCTAAAGCCGCCGAGGACGGTTTATGCAACCACTGTCGCGGGGTAACGAAGCTCGACGGTGCCGTTAGTCTTTTTGCCTACCACCACCAGGGAGTTCAGCGCTTGATCAAGGGAGTTAAGTTCGGCGGCTACACCGACGCTATAAGTTTCTATCTGGAGAATTTTGGAGAGATGATAATGGCACGGCTGGAAGTGAAGGGGGCTGTCCTAGTCCCTCTGCCGCTCTCGCGGGAACGATTGCAGGAGCGAGGCTTCAATCAGTCGGAAGTATTCTGCGAACAACTGGCCAGGCGATACGGCTTGAGCGTGTGGAACGGCTTAAAGCGATCGCGCCATACCAAAGCCCAGGCAGAGCTCGGCCGCAAGGAGCGGCTCAAGAACGTTAAAGGCGCCTTCAGGGTCGTTGGGGGCGAAACTGCTCCGAAGAAAATAATTCTTGTTGATGATGTTATTACTACCGGCGCCACTCTGGGCGAGGCTGCTCGAACGCTACGGAAAGTTGGCACCGAAGAAATTGTCGCCTTAACCCTGGCCCACGGCTAA
- a CDS encoding membrane protein insertase YidC, with product MKEFLKVILYKPLFNLLVFFAWLVPGHSIGWGIILLTVFVKVLLWKLQNKSLRAPLQMRAYQDELKAVQEKHKDDRAAQGQAVLAFYKEKGINPLSGCLPLLIQLPIILILYRVFIAGLNASRPDLIYSFTPHIETINTMFFGIDLAKPEGWILPIIAGVAQLLQSRHYAQLTQSPTGSANDAAAMMNKQMVYLFPIMTFFIARSLPAGLAVYWIASTLFQFVQQYYVFKTFKLPEAKVKLTVREKK from the coding sequence ATGAAAGAATTTCTCAAAGTCATTCTCTACAAACCGCTGTTCAACCTGCTGGTTTTCTTTGCCTGGCTAGTCCCGGGCCATAGTATTGGCTGGGGGATAATTCTTCTAACAGTCTTTGTCAAAGTCTTGCTTTGGAAACTCCAGAACAAGTCGTTGCGCGCCCCGCTCCAGATGCGCGCCTATCAAGACGAACTTAAGGCCGTCCAGGAGAAGCATAAAGATGACCGCGCCGCACAAGGCCAGGCAGTGCTGGCTTTTTACAAGGAGAAGGGCATTAACCCGCTTTCTGGCTGCCTGCCCCTTCTAATCCAGCTACCGATTATTCTAATTCTCTACCGCGTCTTTATTGCAGGGCTTAACGCTTCAAGGCCTGACCTTATTTACTCATTTACGCCGCATATCGAGACGATCAACACCATGTTCTTCGGCATCGACCTTGCCAAACCAGAGGGCTGGATTCTGCCGATTATTGCCGGTGTTGCCCAGTTACTGCAGAGTCGTCACTACGCCCAGCTGACCCAGAGCCCAACAGGTAGCGCTAACGATGCGGCAGCGATGATGAATAAGCAGATGGTCTACCTCTTTCCGATCATGACCTTCTTTATCGCTCGCTCTCTTCCAGCTGGCCTTGCGGTCTACTGGATCGCATCCACCCTTTTCCAATTTGTTCAGCAATATTACGTCTTTAAGACGTTTAAGCTACCAGAGGCCAAGGTCAAACTTACAGTCCGCGAGAAAAAGTAG
- the yidD gene encoding membrane protein insertion efficiency factor YidD: MARRFFALLITAYQRTLSPDHGPLRQVTGGICRYQPTCSEYTKEAILKHGTVRGVWLGAKRISRCHPFAAGGFDPVP, encoded by the coding sequence ATGGCGCGCCGCTTTTTCGCCCTCCTCATAACGGCTTACCAGCGAACCTTATCGCCGGATCACGGGCCGCTACGCCAGGTAACGGGAGGCATTTGCCGTTATCAGCCGACTTGCTCCGAGTACACGAAAGAGGCTATCCTTAAGCACGGCACCGTCCGAGGCGTCTGGCTAGGGGCAAAGCGGATAAGCCGCTGTCACCCCTTTGCTGCTGGCGGGTTCGACCCAGTGCCTTAG
- the rnpA gene encoding ribonuclease P protein component codes for MLKKENRLKSQGEFSRVLKEGKRFSGQFLLIAAADPKEKHPRVGVVVSKKVEKKAVHRNRLRRIVAHVFEHLIKESPPKADVVIIIRSKPEAEAFAALERDIKKWRAAFSPSS; via the coding sequence ATGCTTAAAAAGGAGAACCGCCTCAAGTCACAAGGCGAGTTTTCCCGGGTACTCAAAGAGGGGAAACGCTTCAGCGGGCAGTTTCTGTTAATCGCCGCTGCTGATCCCAAGGAAAAACACCCTCGCGTCGGTGTTGTGGTGAGCAAGAAAGTTGAGAAGAAGGCCGTTCACCGTAACCGTCTGCGACGAATAGTGGCTCACGTCTTCGAGCACCTTATCAAGGAGTCGCCGCCGAAGGCCGATGTAGTAATAATCATTAGGTCAAAACCCGAGGCCGAAGCTTTTGCCGCCCTCGAAAGAGATATAAAGAAATGGCGCGCCGCTTTTTCGCCCTCCTCATAA
- the rpmH gene encoding 50S ribosomal protein L34: protein MRRTLQRNKRHYQKTHGFRARTQSGSTVLKARRAKGRAVLAR from the coding sequence ATGCGACGGACACTGCAACGTAACAAACGACATTACCAAAAAACTCATGGTTTCCGAGCCCGAACCCAAAGTGGCTCTACCGTCTTGAAAGCGCGACGAGCAAAAGGTCGCGCTGTTTTGGCGAGATAA
- the dnaA gene encoding chromosomal replication initiator protein DnaA: MANGLWKDILAKLEPHFSRPNYATWLRSTSLKEEGDGLITIAVANEYAKTWVEKNALSQIRQELEKHFSPLNDLRVVVAAAKVPLSEDLPLLQVEQTETLDASKTATTDSPSSKKFRPNYTFETFIVGNNNRLAFAAAQVVAERPGEAYNPLFIYGGVGLGKTHLMQAIGNEVLRRDPSKKIGFVSCETFTSEFIQALQNKTIDTFKSKYRSIDVLLVDDIQFLANKEGTQEEFFHTFNILHQANRQIVLTSDRVPKEIPNLEERLSSRLGWGMIADIQSPNFETRMAILQEKARERGINIEPQVLEYIANAATSNVRELEGSLTKLLTTAEIEKEPITIAFTERVLKDLTKHSGKNLTTKKVIQTVADYYDVEVSDLLGAKRVKTLVYPRQVAMYLLRERLKQSYPQIGEAFGGKDHTTVMHAVDKITKMKKADGSTEKDLNSIVGELRG, translated from the coding sequence ATGGCAAACGGTTTATGGAAAGATATTCTCGCTAAACTTGAGCCTCATTTTAGCCGTCCAAATTACGCCACCTGGCTGAGATCAACTAGCCTCAAAGAAGAGGGTGACGGCCTGATCACGATTGCCGTTGCCAATGAATACGCTAAAACCTGGGTCGAGAAAAATGCTCTTAGCCAGATCCGCCAGGAGCTCGAGAAGCACTTCTCGCCGCTAAACGACCTTCGGGTCGTTGTCGCCGCGGCTAAGGTCCCCCTAAGTGAAGATTTACCGTTACTACAGGTTGAGCAAACGGAGACATTGGACGCCTCAAAGACCGCCACTACGGACTCGCCCAGCAGCAAGAAGTTCAGGCCTAATTACACCTTCGAGACCTTTATCGTCGGTAATAATAACCGCCTTGCCTTTGCGGCGGCACAGGTGGTCGCGGAACGGCCCGGCGAGGCCTACAACCCCTTATTCATCTACGGCGGCGTGGGCTTAGGCAAAACCCATCTGATGCAGGCTATAGGCAACGAGGTGCTTCGGCGCGACCCGAGCAAAAAAATCGGCTTCGTGTCCTGCGAGACTTTCACTAGCGAGTTTATTCAAGCCCTGCAGAATAAAACGATCGACACCTTTAAGAGTAAGTACCGCTCCATAGACGTGCTTCTAGTGGACGACATTCAGTTTCTCGCTAACAAGGAGGGTACCCAGGAAGAGTTTTTCCACACTTTCAATATTCTCCATCAGGCAAATCGTCAGATCGTCTTGACTAGCGATCGCGTGCCAAAGGAGATCCCTAATCTTGAGGAGCGGCTTTCCTCTAGGCTTGGCTGGGGTATGATCGCCGACATTCAGAGCCCGAACTTCGAAACGCGGATGGCGATCTTGCAGGAGAAGGCCAGGGAGCGTGGCATTAATATCGAGCCACAAGTCTTGGAGTATATCGCTAACGCGGCGACTTCAAACGTCCGCGAGCTGGAGGGCAGCCTAACTAAGCTCTTAACAACGGCCGAGATCGAGAAGGAGCCAATAACAATCGCCTTTACCGAAAGGGTCTTAAAGGATCTGACTAAACATAGCGGCAAGAACCTTACCACTAAGAAAGTTATCCAAACCGTGGCTGATTATTACGACGTCGAGGTTTCTGACCTATTGGGCGCAAAACGAGTTAAGACCTTAGTTTATCCCAGGCAAGTCGCGATGTACCTGCTGCGTGAACGCCTCAAGCAGTCTTACCCACAGATCGGCGAAGCGTTCGGCGGCAAAGACCACACGACAGTGATGCACGCTGTCGACAAAATTACCAAAATGAAGAAAGCTGACGGCAGTACCGAGAAGGACTTAAACAGCATCGTCGGGGAACTACGCGGATGA
- the dnaN gene encoding DNA polymerase III subunit beta produces MCEKENLIQAVNIVGRLATARSTLPILQNIYLELTDTGLVLRSTDLEQTLEAKIDAEVKEKGRVTVPARLVTEYLQNNTDHSLTLFTDDLTLHIHSTNHQASFKGLAAEEYPSLPQAKVGQKVELQSEELVAAINRTIFAAALDDTRPVLGGLLWRFGGDSLELVGTDGYRLAYTKAKIATKLTGDYIIPRRSLQELVRILGPDKVEVSFAGTQVKFRQGEVELTSRILEGKFPDYAAILPKKSELKVTVASSALAQSLKLASLFSRDSAYSTKLTLEGDKLRLHASSVSLGDNVNEVTLNTPVDKPFAISLNAQYLIEALSHISGEVSLEFVDSKSPIVLRPSAGADYLYLVMPLRLE; encoded by the coding sequence ATGTGTGAAAAGGAAAACTTGATTCAAGCCGTTAACATCGTTGGCCGGCTAGCCACGGCTAGATCAACGCTGCCGATCTTACAGAATATCTATCTAGAGCTAACGGATACTGGTCTTGTGCTGCGCTCAACAGATTTAGAGCAGACGCTCGAGGCGAAGATTGACGCCGAAGTTAAGGAGAAGGGCCGCGTCACGGTGCCGGCACGCCTCGTGACGGAATACCTACAGAACAATACTGATCACAGTCTGACACTCTTCACGGACGACCTGACTCTCCATATTCATTCCACTAACCACCAAGCTTCGTTCAAGGGCCTGGCAGCTGAGGAGTATCCGTCGCTGCCGCAGGCTAAGGTGGGGCAGAAGGTTGAACTCCAATCTGAGGAGCTCGTAGCGGCGATAAATCGGACGATTTTTGCTGCCGCGCTTGACGACACTAGGCCAGTACTTGGGGGACTGCTCTGGCGCTTCGGCGGCGACTCCTTAGAGTTAGTTGGGACCGACGGCTATCGTTTGGCTTATACAAAAGCCAAAATCGCTACTAAGCTGACGGGGGACTACATTATTCCCCGCCGCTCCCTCCAGGAGCTAGTGCGCATTCTCGGCCCCGATAAGGTCGAGGTGTCATTTGCCGGCACTCAGGTTAAGTTTCGGCAAGGCGAGGTTGAGCTGACAAGTCGAATTCTCGAGGGGAAATTTCCTGATTACGCCGCCATCTTGCCAAAGAAAAGCGAACTTAAAGTCACTGTTGCTTCAAGTGCGCTAGCCCAATCGTTGAAGCTCGCTAGCTTATTCTCCCGAGACTCGGCGTATAGCACTAAATTGACCCTCGAAGGGGATAAGCTACGCCTCCATGCTTCATCAGTTAGCTTGGGAGACAATGTCAACGAAGTCACACTCAATACTCCAGTTGATAAACCGTTCGCCATTTCGCTAAACGCTCAATACCTAATTGAGGCGCTCTCGCATATTAGCGGCGAAGTTAGCTTAGAGTTCGTCGACAGCAAGAGCCCGATTGTCCTGCGCCCAAGTGCTGGGGCTGATTACCTCTACCTCGTGATGCCCTTGCGTCTTGAGTAA
- the recF gene encoding DNA replication and repair protein RecF (All proteins in this family for which functions are known are DNA-binding proteins that assist the filamentation of RecA onto DNA for the initiation of recombination or recombinational repair.), protein MTARRLTLEKFRNFEASSFELGAKTAVVGYNGSGKSNFIEALRLLSVGKSNKTSSLDEAICFDQPFFRLALERANDQTQTVDFFYGAQFAASAVKDRQLKVNNQPTSWAEFWGKFPSVLFVPDDLEIVIGAPQVRRRYLDGLLWQTDKEFRQNHLELSRVLRERSALLFLLKTNRAGREELSPWNDLLLDLGGKVRHHRKQYVEFLQARLTKDGPVFTDVDIELFYKENTSTPESVLKEELRLAQNLVGPHRDELEIHFGDRSARRYTSRGQARAIVVALKVAEAAFLAKRTGEKPLILLDDMFSELDAPTAEKLFNRFGDQYQIVATSIETNPLTKDWQQIVLK, encoded by the coding sequence ATGACAGCTAGGCGCCTCACTTTAGAGAAGTTCCGCAACTTCGAGGCGTCGAGTTTCGAGCTGGGGGCAAAAACGGCCGTGGTTGGTTATAACGGTAGCGGCAAAAGCAACTTTATCGAGGCCTTACGTTTGCTCTCGGTGGGCAAAAGTAATAAAACTAGCTCTCTAGATGAGGCGATCTGTTTCGACCAGCCGTTCTTCCGACTCGCCCTAGAGCGGGCAAACGACCAAACGCAAACAGTCGACTTTTTCTACGGCGCCCAGTTCGCCGCCAGTGCCGTCAAGGATCGGCAGCTGAAAGTAAACAACCAGCCAACCAGCTGGGCGGAGTTTTGGGGCAAATTTCCGAGCGTCCTCTTTGTCCCCGATGACCTGGAGATTGTCATTGGGGCGCCGCAGGTGCGGCGTCGCTACCTGGACGGGCTACTCTGGCAAACCGATAAGGAGTTCCGTCAGAATCATCTGGAACTCAGCCGGGTTCTGCGCGAACGCTCCGCCTTACTGTTTCTGCTCAAAACTAACCGGGCTGGCAGGGAAGAGCTCTCACCGTGGAACGACTTGCTCCTTGATTTAGGCGGAAAGGTCAGACACCACCGCAAGCAATACGTTGAGTTTCTGCAGGCGCGTCTGACGAAAGACGGACCAGTTTTTACGGACGTTGATATTGAACTTTTCTATAAAGAGAATACTTCGACACCAGAGTCGGTGCTGAAAGAAGAGTTGCGACTGGCCCAAAATCTGGTTGGCCCGCATCGTGATGAGTTGGAGATTCACTTCGGGGATCGCTCAGCCCGACGCTATACCTCGCGCGGCCAGGCTCGAGCCATCGTCGTGGCGCTAAAGGTTGCTGAGGCAGCGTTCCTGGCTAAAAGAACCGGCGAAAAGCCGTTAATCCTGCTTGACGACATGTTCTCCGAGCTCGATGCGCCAACTGCCGAGAAGCTATTTAACCGTTTCGGCGACCAGTATCAGATAGTTGCCACAAGCATCGAGACCAACCCATTGACTAAAGATTGGCAGCAGATCGTTCTAAAATGA